TCCCGGTGCCGAAGGTCAGCACGACCACCAGACCGCGGTGGCCGACTCCCGCCCCGAGCATCATCTCGGCGGTTCCCGCCGCGTCGGCGTCGTTGAGCACGACGATCTCGTCGACGGACCGGTCCAGGCGGTTCGCGAACAGGGCTCTGGCGTCGGTGCCGATCCAGGCGTCGTCGACGTTGGCCGCGCTGCGCGCGATGCCGTCGGCGATGACGCAGGGCAGCGTGACGCCTATCGGCCCCTCCCACTTGAAGGCCGTGGTGATCTCCGCGACCACCTCGGCCACGGCCTCGGGCCGGGACGGCTGTGGAGTGGGGATACGCAGTCGTTCCCCCTCGAGAGATCCCGCCTCCAGATCGACCAGACATCCCTTGATCCCGGAACCGCCGATGTCAATGCCGAAACCGCGGGTAGCGCCGCCCATCCCGAGGTCCTTCCTTCTCGATTCAGTAATGGTGGGGAGACCTTAGGACATAATCCCTGAGGATGGTGAGTCTGTGGTGAGCCAGTTGGCGCAGGCAGTGCGCCTGCCTCTGCCGCGTCCGGCGCCGTCGTCGCCGTGATGTGGTCGGATGGACGGGTGGCACATCAAGGAGAAGACGAACATCGGATTCCATCGGCGAGCCCGGCTGAGCTGCGTCGCATCGCGATCGAGGTGGCGGGCAACGCGGCCGAGCTGGCCCGGAGCCTGCGAGGCGGTCCGAGCGTCTACTCGGGCGGGGTGGAGACCAAGAGCACCAGCACCGACGTCGTGACCGAGGCGGATCGGGCCGCCGAGCGACTGCTCCGGGACGAGCTCGCCCTGCGCAGGCCCGGCGATGCGATCCTCGGCGAGGAGGAGGGCGGCGGCACCCCGGAGCCCGACCGGCTCTGCTGGGTCCTCGATCCGATCGACGGCACGGTCAACTACCTCTACGGCTTTCCCTGGTTCGGGGTCTCGGTCGCCGCGCAGCTGGGCGGGCGGTCGGTGGCGGGCGCGGTCGTCGAGCCGATGACCGGGCGGGTCTGGAGCGCCGCGCTCGGGGAGGGGGCCGAGCTGAACGGTGTGGCGCTCCACGTCTCCGCCGCCACGCGGATCGAACTCTCGCTGGTGGCCACGGGCTTCGCCTACTCCGTGGACCGCCGCGAGCGGCAGGCACGGGCGGTCGCGGCTCTGCTGCCCAGGGTGCGCGACATCCGCCGAGCAGGCGCGGCCTCGCTCGATCTGTGCGCGGTCGCGGCGGGCTGGGTGGACGGATATGTCGAACACGGGCTCAACCGGTGGGACTGGGCGGCGGGCGCCCTGATCGCCGAGGAGGCAGGCGCGATCGTCCGACTGCCGGTGGAGCCCGAGACGGCGGACGGCATGCCTGCCGATCTCATGTTCGCCGCTGCCCCCGGCATCGCCGACCAGCTCTGGAAGACCATCGGCGACGCGGGATTCGCGAGGGTCTGAGCGGCAGGGCCGCCGTCGGTCCGGACGGTGTCGCCCGCCGAGGGCGTGCGGCCCGTCCGGCCCGCCGCTCGGGTGCAGACAGCGTGCGGGTGCGGCTCGCGGCGTTGTGGCATTCCGTGGGTGTGCGGCACGTCCGATGTACCCGCGAGTGCGACGGCTCGAAGCGCTGCGACTCGAAGCGCAGGAGAGCCCCACGGAACCGTCGCGGCCCCCGCCTGCCGTCGAGGCAGGGCAGTCCCCCTCAGCTGTGCAGGGGAGCCGCAGAGCCCGGCGGATTCCATCGGCCCGAGAGCATCGTCGTCTTCCTGGCGCCGCCTCTGCCTCCGCCTCCGTCGTCGGCGGCGGGCAGGGCTGGCTGACGCTGTCCCCCGGCGGGTGCTACTTCGTCACCCGAAGGGGTCTGATGGGGCCGAGCACGCCCGAGGGCGCCCGTTTCGGGGAGTGCGTGTTCTCGGCCCGCGCCACGTCCGACGCGCGGGCCTCGAATGCGACTGGTCGTGCCTGCCGTGTCGGGTCGGCGAGGTGTCAGCAGTGCAC
The Actinoalloteichus fjordicus DNA segment above includes these coding regions:
- a CDS encoding inositol monophosphatase family protein encodes the protein MAHQGEDEHRIPSASPAELRRIAIEVAGNAAELARSLRGGPSVYSGGVETKSTSTDVVTEADRAAERLLRDELALRRPGDAILGEEEGGGTPEPDRLCWVLDPIDGTVNYLYGFPWFGVSVAAQLGGRSVAGAVVEPMTGRVWSAALGEGAELNGVALHVSAATRIELSLVATGFAYSVDRRERQARAVAALLPRVRDIRRAGAASLDLCAVAAGWVDGYVEHGLNRWDWAAGALIAEEAGAIVRLPVEPETADGMPADLMFAAAPGIADQLWKTIGDAGFARV
- the ppgK gene encoding polyphosphate--glucose phosphotransferase, coding for MGGATRGFGIDIGGSGIKGCLVDLEAGSLEGERLRIPTPQPSRPEAVAEVVAEITTAFKWEGPIGVTLPCVIADGIARSAANVDDAWIGTDARALFANRLDRSVDEIVVLNDADAAGTAEMMLGAGVGHRGLVVVLTFGTGIGSAMFLDGRLVPNTEFGHLEVDGFDGEKRAAASVKDDEDLTYEEWAKRVDRYIHALEKVIWPDLIIAGGGVSKKASRWLPLLDARTPIVAAHLKNDAGIVGAASAACNGDD